From a single Triplophysa rosa linkage group LG17, Trosa_1v2, whole genome shotgun sequence genomic region:
- the ddx51 gene encoding ATP-dependent RNA helicase DDX51 yields the protein MALFMINRYLGEEEDSESRGESRSRALLAKLQERAKAREQQSISNIADKEDDDQGNIKKKKGKPGPQETEETQQKSQKRGKQARKTDFADGGVILIKKRKRLSLCDESAKTGDDEPDNEKFAETTTEKTEGDIEKSKAIETDVNQQIDELHAENNASQTGLHILGGFKEKTAQKVKRVLPQWLAQPNVIERDIKGNLVPVNEVPGICPVLLKKLKANGIQKFFPVQAEVIPAILNSVSSELLVGPGGYRPRDICVSAPTGSGKTLAFVIPIIQALSKRVVCEVRALTVLPTKELAQQVSNVFSSYAEGTGVKVVMIAGQKSFAEEQALLSKSRGGVCCSLADIVVATPGRLVDHINKHNNFNLRHLRFLIIDEADRMIDSMHQSWLSQVTKAVYRCQGDPQMSVFRRILPGPITVSSLSPPQMPLQKLLFSATLTHNPEKLQLLDLHQPRLFSSTKTSTDTATQNQESFHFPQSLSEYYVPCTLNKKPLVILHFLLRLKFSPVLCFTNSRETAHRLYLLVKLFGGVDVAEFSSRLSPNERQRTLKDFEQGKIQLLISTDAAARGIDINGVKCVINYDAPQYIRTYIHRVGRTARAGKAGLAFTFLLKVQEKRFLQMVLDAGSPGIQRQIVQPESLKGMEACFEQTLVELGKTVKEENAKKRS from the exons ATGGCACTGTTTATGATAAATAG GTACTTGGGGGAGGAGGAGGACAGTGAATCTAGAGGAGAGTCTCGATCTAGAGCTCTGCTGGCTAAACTGCAGGAACGAGCCAAAGCCAGAGAACAACAGAGCATCTCAAACATAGCAGACAAAGAAGATGACGATCAGGGTaacataaaaaagaagaaaggaaAACCTGGACCGCAAGAGACTGAGGAAACACAACAGAAATCCCAGAAAAGAGGAAAACAGGCTAGAAAAACAGATTTTGCTGACGGTGGTGTCATTTTGATAAAGAAACGCAAAAGATTATCGCTATGCGATGAAAGTgcaaaaacag GAGATGATGAACCAGATAATGAGAAGTTTGCAGAAACAACAACAGAGAAAACTGAAGGTGACATCGAGAAAAGTAAGGCCATTGAAACAGATGTAAACCAACAGATTGATGAGTTACATGCAGAGAACAACGCCTCCCAGACCGGTTTACATATCTTGGGTGGGTTCAAAGAGAAGACTGCGCAAAAG GTCAAAAGAGTTTTGCCCCAGTGGTTGGCACAGCCTAATGTCATTGAGAGGGACATTAAGGGTAACCTTGTCCCTGTCAATGAGGTACCGGGCATCTGTCCAGTTCTGCTAAAGAAGCTCAAAGCCAACGGGATACAGAAATTTTTTCCAG TTCAAGCTGAAGTCATACCTGCCATTTTGAATAGTGTAAGCTCAGAGCTGCTGGTCGGTCCAGGTGGCTACCGGCCCAGAGACATCTGTGTTTCGGCACCTACAGGAAGTGGAAAGACACTGGCTTTTGTTATACCCATTATACAG GCACTTTCTAAGCGTGTGGTGTGTGAGGTCCGTGCATTGACTGTACTACCCACCAAAGAGTTGGCACAGCAG GTGTCAAATGTGTTTAGCTCATATGCTGAAGGCACTGGTGTGAAGGTAGTCATGATCGCAGGACAGAAATCGTTTGCTGAAGAGCAAGCGCTGCTCTCTAAAAGCAGAGGGGGTGTTTGTTGCAGTTTGGCTGATATTGTTGTGGCTACGCCAGGCCGTCTTGTGGATCACatcaacaaacacaacaatTTCAATCTACGACACCTACGATTTCTG ATAATAGATGAAGCAGACAGGATGATTGACAGCATGCATCAGTCTTGGCTCAGCCAGGTGACTAAAGCAGTGTACAGATGCCAAGGTGACCCACAGATGTCAGTCTTTAGAAGAATACTGCCTGGACCAATAACAGTGTCAAG TTTGTCTCCACCACAGATGCCTCTGCAGaagctgctgttttctgccacTCTCACCCATAACCCTGAGAAACTACAACTGCTGGATCTGCACCAGCCACGACTCTTCAGTTCCACAAAGACCTCTACAGACACGGCCACACAAAACCAGGAGTCATTTCACTTTCCTCAGAGCCTCTCT GAGTATTATGTCCCCTGCACCCTAAACAAGAAACCACTAGTCATCCTTCATTTCTTGCTTCGGCTCAAATTCAGTCCTGTTTTGTGCTTCACCAACTCTAGAGAAACAGCACACCG ACTCTATTTGCTTGTGAAGCTCTTTGGCGGCGTGGATGTTGCAGAGTTTTCCTCCAGACTAAGCCCAAACGAACGACAAAGAACGCTCAAAGATTTTGAGCAGGGGAAGATCCAACT attaataagcACAGATGCTGCTGCGAGGGGCATTGACATCAACGGAGTGAAATGTGTCATTAATTATGATGCTCCACAATACATCAGGACGTACATTCACAG GGTGGGACGAACAGCGAGGGCAGGAAAAGCTGGGCTGGCTTTCACTTTCCTTTTAAAAGTGCAG GAAAAGAGATTCTTGCAGATGGTGTTGGATGCAGGCAGTCCTGGCATACAGAGGCAGATAGTCCAACCAGAAAGTCTTAAAGGCATGGAAGCCTGCTTTGAACAAACACTTGTTGAGCTTGGCAAAACTGTGAAG gagGAAAATGCGAAGAAGCGATCATGA